AATGGGAGACCAGCACGGTCACTGAAAACCTAACTTGTTGTAACACAACTATGACctctcctttcactttcagcgACTCCAACCTCACCAGGGTGATAATCCTAAGGTATGTAAGTGGCTTCTTGATAATGGCAAGTTCAGTGCACAGATGATTCCTGGCAGTCACTCTGTGTGTTTGTCAGCAAATTAGGACCATAGTCACCAAGTCAAATCTCCCACGATGGTTAGACAGGACAACCATTTCTTAAGACTGAGTCGGCCTTGGATGAGTTGCTACTCAAATGCTTTACTCCAAGCCCCTAGTTACCCTGATCGCAAGTATGGACAGATCATCTGTTCTCCGTTTTGTTAGCAGATAGAAGGTGTCCTTTCACCATCACCTCTAGGAGGAGTAAGTACATTAATAGCTGTTGTTATAATGCTTATTATTATTGATATATGTGTGACATTAAAAGGAGACAGTAAGGAAAATGTATTTCTCTATAGGAAATGGCCGACCAAAAAGCAGCTGGTCAGAGTTATTTAtaatatgtttaaaattaatttttatttgagagacagaaagtgaaagaaagagagagagagagagaaagagagagaagtttttgtccattttgttcactcatcaaatggccacaatggccagagctgggctgttccaaagacaggagtcagatgcttttcttctggatctcccacggggGTGTGGAGAACCAAGctcttgcaccatcctctgctgctttcccaggcacatgaacaggcagCTGAATGAGAAATAGTAGAGTCAATATCAAACCTGCCCCCATATGTGATGTTGGCACTAAAGTGGAGGACTACCTTGCTACGCAATGTACTCATTGGCCCTCTTGATGGAGATTTAACAGCAAGGGATCAAGAAGTTTCCATGGTATAATCAAGGGAGCTGGAAGCCTTTTCCTGCTCAAACAGCATTTACCTTCATACATCCTCCACACAAAGGAAAAATTGTATTTCGTTTTAGTGGCTTTCTATATCCCACTTTGTGTAGCATAGAGAAGATTTTCCTAAGGAATTTGGAGGTGTTCTACAAATGAATGGAAACATGAACAACACACTATGAGGAtcctaaaaatacatacatacatttctttcctctctctttttcttaggctttattttttttttttgaaaggcatagttaatCAGAAGCTAAAACACAGAGGATTCTTTCATCTACTCATTTCCTCCTACATGGCCTCAACAGTCATAGCTGGCCTgaaccaaagctaggaggcaggagtttcttctgggtcttgcacacgcAGGCAGGAGCATAAGGATTTGagacatcctccattgctttcccaggccataagtagggacctggatcagaagtggagtagccaagtcATGAACTAGTGCCTGTAAGGAATGCTGGAAATGCCAGCAAACTTAGTTTATTCATGCTGCTGGcttgaaatgttttgttttttccaacGAGGATGGGAAACAAATACATAGTTAACATTGCCTCCTGAAACACATGCATCACAGATTGCTAATAAACATTTTTGTAAAttactaaaaaaatgaaagaatcaaaagaaGTCATACAATCTCATTATTTACAAACGTTAAGTGTGATCACCTTGGGAAATGAATCTATTTATCCTCACTAAAGGAATGATAATGCTTGCACAACTAATGACAATTTTTCTGATATTGCTGACACACGTGACTTCACATGAAGCAATTTGGTACTTCAGGAAACCAAGACATTGTTTTATTAGCTTAAAAATCATCTAAATCATTCATTAAagcatataaaatacatatttccatCCACATGGAAACATGAATTAGTAATTTCCACTAGttaatatgttaaaatatatattctgaaAGCTAGGCATCTAATTACCAAAGTGTGGTAAAGCCAAAGCATgtggtctttttttgtttgtttgtttttgttttttattgttaacaatcttacatagttaattatggtgtAAAGAATTAGGGGCTATAGGGATGTAGGTAagatttttatgtccatattgtttccttcatgtatctgaggtaaagggggatactgagggagaagccccacccagtttcccacctgcCCAAAGTCCCagatttggggcatgctctgagatacctgctcaagtggttgtaatagttctccagttatgaatcgctgccaatctcgccacttccagctcgatgaggtcattgaagaatccattgattgtcatagtccatcatagaatctttatccgcccagtatttcgctgccaacatacagttgaggtggttgattgacttgttctgtcctctgtcttttcttggctagggttctgagtccagcagttcagttggggagatcttcaaagaaactttgaggtattcccagatcagattcccgtaggttctagtaagcacagggcccggcacagtccatctccacgatcaggtggtggttgcagttgctgggttggttctgctctcaatcccgacttgcactggaaccaatgggtgttgtagtccaacctggttctgcccagcacgtactcggcccttttatcaactagtgggagctgtagcccagtgggggcgacccacaataaccccctccagccatGCCTCCCACCccggcctgccaatgtgcatagccaactagtccagtctgtcccgcatcccatttggctcctatacctatcaatggaatgggtattaaagcttagttccttctaaccaactcaaccatctagccctcacggatgttgctgagtgcctctccatctagccaccccagccttcatcctagttctgatgtcctcccgcgggagtagtgacccaagaggggggaacccaccacttccttagtctggtctgtccccatccctgcccatgctatctagtgggagtagctgtccggcgaggggaccagcccctcaatccccccgctggctctgccctctcccttcctggttctcacgtgtgctggttgggtgctgcattcaaatctagtacaggtaacctcaccttggctttatgtcttgtgtactagttcttgtcgcgaccaaacccggcctgacccacacccCGTTCTGGCACCTGGggttgccagtggatgacatgaaccgtttcagcctggtccacccctgacccatgccaaatgtatgtcggtgggaaactttccatggcctattctgggcagtttcctatcctgcttcttgtgcttattttgcacaaaccagggggtccatgagccagccctactcaattcaccttctgtcctagcagggacagtggtttttctggctggctttcaccccgttctggttcttgttggatgtatcggcccggccatggctcgtccatacccatgtatagctcacacatggctcagtaggggattgagaccttgcctagtcagtcccacgtctaccctggttccccaggacaccagttggtgttggtgtttggcCCGGCCTGGCACAACTaatcccagccacactagtgccacgggagagtacaactgttgcctagccagaacgcagcccccattccagcacacttgctccttagtgggaacctcatcccatttagggtgtccccccagctccccaaattGGCCTGTTCCTAACTGCAGATCCTGATtctgacagtggctgctctgactcagcttatctcattcccacacttgtcctggcctctgcccaagacactgtggcccagcatccctgactaaagtagacctgccggtgtaagcacaaagttacatgcccctatcactggcaatcgccttgaattcatgtttcacctatacaaaagttggtgtaattcatgagtgtccctgaacagattttacaatttaaaaagacccactaggcagccagcaggcagagcctggcaccacatgttGCACTGGCCGCCCCAAACCAAGggctcatccacctccttgcGGGGTGTTTTTGGCTAGAGCCCTTAGCCGGATCCCGCTTAGCCAAGATGCCACCGCACAGCTGCCaacctgcagagtggttcagtccgtcccagcTCTAAGAAAGTAATCCACCTTGATTGGTCCTGCCGCCATGGTGGCAGAACGGAGCTAGTTTAGTTCAGCTCCCGGTTCACCCTCATGGCTCCAAagcatgtgtttttaaatatgtatatatacatatatgcttcTATGTATGTGTTATAGATGGTTGTATGTGTTTCTTATCATCATTTCCACCATCATTGTTTTCTTCTCAGAAAAGCTGATGGAGATTCGCTCATCGGAATTCCTGGTTTGCCCCTCCTGTGCTCTGTGGGACACTTCATGCAGGGCCACTTACTGAGTCATGTTTTATTCCTTGCTGTGAATGAAGACCTGAATAAGTGGCCATGGCAGGAGGAAGTCTGGGATACAGAGTGAACCATCATGACTTCTGCCAAGGATGCTCTAGCCTCTGCAGGTATGGAGTTCAAAGGGAGGATGCAGGAAAGGGTCCAATGTCTGGTGCTTTATGGAGGTGTGCTCAGAAACCTAGAAATCTCCTGTGGTCAAAGTCTCCTAGATGTGCCAAGGGATCCTGTGTATCTCCTACAATATGGGTGCTAGAGAGAGAAGGGTGAGCTTCAGAAGAGAGGAGGTCTATGTTGGTACCCTTTCTGAGCTCGGTGGGACCCTGAAGGGAGACAAGAACCAGTTCTGGGGAAAAACAGAGGGCAAAGCTTCCAGAGACCTTTGAGGCTGTGATACGGAATCTACTTACCTGGCTCCAATGCCACCCAAATCCAGATGGTTCTGCCTAGCCCTATCTTGAGCAAGTTGCAGCTACTAGGCAAGGGAGCCCTGTGCTGTCCAGACATGGCATGCAAAACAAGGTGCTTACATAGCAGAGAAGTATCAGAGAGGCTCCTATCAGGATCCGGTGCACACACTACAGTGGAGGGGGTGGTCCCAGCAGCAGGCTATCATGCCAGTCTAGGCTGGGATTTCCTAGTGTGCTGATTCCGAGGCTAGAGGCAGCTCTTGCACCAAGCCAGCATGGCTCACAGTGAGGCAAGATCACTGGAGAAGCAGAACTTTAATGTTTGGAGCACGGAAAGTCTTAAAGGCAGGTAGGGAAGGGTTTTGTGAGGCTCTAAGGAGATGGAGAAAGTGTCTCTGGGTTCTCACAAGGCACAGAGGTGTGCCTGGAGTTCCAGTGTGAGAAAAGTCAGAAACTGTTCACCAGTTCaactcagttgctgaagcctatGGCAGGCACCCAGAAAGGTCACTGACTTTTCGTAGTGTCGTCTCAGCCTGCTTCATCTTACgaggaaaatgagaaaagcatCAGATGGTTTGGCTTCACCTGCTCACCAGGGTTTATGTTCCTTTGGGGAAACTGTTTCTGATTCTGTTGAAACTATTTCCCTGGCACTCCTAGGACTCCTAAGGTAATTACTCTGATAAACAGGAATTCTTTCAGCCTCTTGGAGACCTGTTTACAAAAGAGACAGGAATCCTTGACTCAGAGAATGATGAGTTTAGGAAAGGGAGGCATGAGGGCATGAATAATAATATcaagggaaggcagtgggatCCTACAAGTAAATACACACCTAAATTCAGACactttttctgaattttgtttgaaaataaggTTCCTGGAACACAGTCTACACAGAAGTGTGCAATGAATGTTAATACAGAGGCAATGGCAGAGCAGGGATGCCAGGGCTTTAGCACTTTATCCCAAATCCAAAGACATTCTCAAAGCTCAAGGGGGAAGAATGTGAAAGGCCAGCCTGGAGTTTGAACCCAATTGACTTCACAAAACTCCAGGACACAGGCCTAGTGTTGAGAAGATTGTTGACTTTGACATCTCCCATTCCCTCAATTGGGAATGATTTGGTCCCTGAgtgggtgctagttctagttcagttttgatccagcttcctgcctttgggAAATGCTTGTagactgtgaaagcagtggaagatacctGGATTCCTACAGtacctgcacacacgtgggagaccagaaagaagctcctggctcctcaattgggattagctcagcttcactgcttgtggtcattttgggagttcaccagtagatggaagatccctcaactgctttctcctttccttcaactgcttttcctctCTGatattctcttttccttctttctctctataaaacatgtctttaaaatgtaagataaataattaaatagataaataaataaacaaacacgtaaattttaaaaagagaatctggggtccggcacaatagcgtagtggttaaagtcctccactTGCACGCCCAAGATCCCACGTggacgccggttcttatcctggaggctcaacttcccatccagatccctacctgtgacctgggaatgcagtcgaggacggcccaaagctttgggaccctgcatcctcgtgggagacctggaggaggctcctggctcctggcttcagaatggcacagACCCAGCCATtacggtctcttggggagtgaaccatcggacagaagatcttcctctctgcctctcctcctctctgtgtatttgcctttccaataaaaataaataaatcttctaaaaagagAGAATCTGGTTTCTTACACTCTGCAGTACGAGGGGCAGGAATATAATTTTGTGTTGGCAGGAGACTGTGTTGCACTTCTCCATACAAAACTAAATGAGTAAATGACCATTATCCAAATGGACAGGACAGAATTAAATTCAATCCTGTTGATTCTTTCATGAGTATAGTAACTGAATGGCAACATCTTTCTTGTAATTTTTtcccaagtcagatatacacaaaagagaaaagacaggGAATAAAATcgtttgtccactgattcactctgggTGCCGCAGCACCCAGAGCccatccgatccaaagccaggagccaggagcttcttccaggtgtcccacatgggttcagtgtcccaaggctgtCCTTCACCGTTATATAGGCCACAACCCAGTAGTAGTACTGCCTGGATTAGAAATGTCATccctatgggatctcagtgcatacaacgtaggactttagctgctaggctaccatgtcaggccctttTCTGTAATTTTATATGAATGCATCACAGTctgaatatttatataaaaatttaacattttggGGTATAATGTGAAGTGAATATCAGTCGATGGGATGAAGTTTACGCAAAATAGGGAGGGTGTTAAGCCAGTCCTCCCGCATGATTTCAGGGAAATCTCTTCATCCTTTCTAACTGGAATTACAACCAATAGGACAATGTGGGTGTGGTTAACAGGCTCCATATAAAGACCACAAGGAGGTAGGCTCACAATTCTCCACAGCTGACAGGCTGCCTTTAGGAGTAGCTCCAGAGACTTCTGAAAGTCCCCACCACCAGCCGAGGTGCCTGGAGCTGACTTCATCTCCTTACTTGTACAGGAAGCAGTCAGAGGACCACAGAGAGACTGTCTGGGTAAGTACAATCCTGCTactttccccccaaaaaatgttcaaCTTGTCAAAACGCTTAGCTTGCATCTATAAAGAGATGATGCTTGCCTATTGAGTAAAATGATTCCAATTGCTAACCCTTCCATTTGTGAAAAATTTTGTCTTGGTCTATGCATTGGGTCAAAAGTAGTGAGTAGTTTTCCTTTTCCACTTCAGTGCTTAGGTGTTTCTGTGCATTAGGACCCAGGAAACATTTGCTAGATGCATAAaactttttatttgcttttataattCAGTGTTTTTATTTCACACATTTGTTTATATGTGTTTCACGGGAGTTGACCAGCTAATTTggtagaaatttttttaaagacattcatttatttgcaaagcagagctAAAGAAGGAGGCTGCTATGGAGACCTCTACTCCTTGGTCCACTCTCAAAGAGCCTATAAACTAgagtctgggtctctcactatAAGCCCAAGCTGTTGGACCTTGTTCTGAGGTTTCCCAgccacatccacagggagctggattggaagtggagcacctaccaactgagccatcactgctgtgggCAACTATAGGaagtagcttaactcactatgccagaATGCTACCCAAACACAAGATACTttgtttaaaggttttattttattttatattggaaaggttgatttacaaagaagaggggcagaaagaaatatcttccactggCTGAGCCACTTCTGAAGTGGTTGTAATGTtctcagctgagccaatctgaaacctggaactaggagcttcttctgtgtctcccacagacttccaaagctttgggctatccacagctgccttcccaggtcacaaccagggagctggatgagaagtggaaaaactggggcatgaacctgtgcccacatgggatcctagagAATGCAAGGCCAGGATTCAGCCACCAGGTTGTTTCTCCAGTCACCTAACATGCAAGTTTCTATTTGCTGtagatctttcatttttattgtaatgatTTTGTCTTATTTCCTATAGGCATATCCTAATATACACCTAGAACATGCATTAAATCTTTTCATTAAAtgtcattgatttgaaaggcagggttagagagagagaacagaagagtGAGATCCTCCATGGATTACTGCACTGTCCAAGTGGATTCAAGAGCTGGGATTGATCCAGGACAAGATGACAGCCCAGAGTTCTGTCAGTGTTTCCCATGTGAGTTTTAGAGGTTCAAATGTTTGAACCGTCTTCTATGACTTTTTCAACTTCACTCACTACAATGCAAACGTATTGTAGGAAAGCAGAGTTCATAGTATGTATAATAATGTAGCAATGATAATAAACAACTGTTCTAGACTTGTGTGCTATAGTAAATTTTCTACCACTATTTTCTGGCTATTCCTCCTATGCATAAATTGACAGTGCGCTAGAAACCAGTTTGTGGTCTTACAAGTCCAACAGCCTAATGTAGCTTATGTTTATAGTATAAATTCATATTCTCATTGCACCTGTAGCATTCTCATGAAAGAGAAAACACACTATATAATGTTCAGAATAACAACTTTACCTAAAGATACATTTCTTGAATCAAAATCTGTGGTTCAGGGACCATTAAGTGTATTAATTTGATATAAAAATGACAACCCACATTTCAGGTAAATAcagcttaaaaaatattttgtttgaaaatttatttttcattagaaaggtaAATACACATAgaaaaggagatatagagagtaagatcttccatctgttggttcactcctcaattggaccaatagccagagctgaggtaaTACAAtcccatgagccaggagccacttctgagtctctcagataggtacagagtcccaaagctttggttcaCTCTCAACTGATTTTCCAGGTGACAATAAGGGAACTGAAAGGGAGGTAGAGCAgacaggatacgaaccagtgcccatatgggatcccagcggatgtAAGGCTacgatttagccaccaggctatcttGCAGAGCCATAGGCAAATGCATCTTTTTTGTGATCACTACATGATAATTATAGTTTTAGAAATGGGGGGCCAGCCTTATGAAACaggaggtaaagctgctgcctatgacagCAGCATCCTATATTTGTGTATCAGTGAtgccacttctgatgcagctccatgcaatgtgtctgagaaaacagAGAATGATGGGCCGACGCTAAGCTCCAGGATtcaaatggaagacccagaggaagttcctgacttctgccttgcATATGAGTATATCCTAGCTGTTAGAGCCAACTGcagagtgaatcggcagatagaagatttctatgTCTATCCCTCTCTATATAACTTttagaaatatatgtatttgtatcatTGCTGGCAATATTGCTCAACTGCCTGATCCTCCTCCCTCAAGTGCTGGTACCTCATATTGGCACTCGATTGTGCtgtggctgttctacttcccttccatcaCTGTGCTTATGGCATGGGGAAGCAATGGAGCACAGCCTAAAACCTGGATTTCTATAATCACGTAAGAAACCTGAAAGAGTGTCCTgaaacctggctttggatcaggtcaccTGTAATGGTTGTTACCATTTctggggagagcagcagatggaagattattctctctgtctctactctctgtaaactctgctaTTACAATAATACAACAAAAACCTTAAATATACATGTGAATATCTGTTGCTATATTTATACTTTCAATGACCAAGATATGCATTATTTAGATTTCAAACTGCTCCACattaatcctgctccctgccagtaAACCATAGTGAGAAGCAGTAGAATTAGGAGACCTAgtagaagatcctggctcctggctttggtttgacctaGTCTGAGGGGTTGCAGACACtctgagaagcaaaccagcaagTGAAATATACAACCTCTCCAGTTAACTCTTTTTCTCtcctattttcttctctctctctgtctctctctttctccatatatTTCATTCTAATCAGTATTGAAATCAATCATTCaattaaaaaacagcaaaaaagttCAACACATTGCTGTAAACACGTTAGTAGATTCTGTCTGAAATAAGAGCAAAATATTCAGTTTAATCACTCACTCGAATATTCAGAAATGGTTTTGGTGCATGGGGGATACAGACTGTGAAATTTGAAGTTGTCGCAAAGGTAAAAAGTTCTAACAATTGAgtgaaagaacaacaacaacatgaAACGATCCTCAGTTCCTAGCCTTTTACTCTCCTAACATTGACAATGGGCCTTGACTAATTTTGACTGAATTTAGAATCTAACCAGCAAAATGAACATTTGGTCACTCTACCAAACTCAGGATATTAGAAGGAAAGAAACCATCAATAAGCCGAGCTCCTTTGCTCCTATTTAATCCAGAGGACAAGAGTACAATTCACAGTGCCTGTTGCTAGGCAACATCAAGCTTTTGCAGACCTGACGTCTCTCCCTATACATTGGAATCTATTCTGTAATATGCTACAAAGCTTTGAGAGAGACACAAATGATGACTGAGTCAACCCGAAGTctcttttttttggcttttgtgtGGCAGAGTAGAAGAATCAACTATGACCTTTTGTCCTTTAGGAAAATGGACTTGGACATCCTACACAAGTTTCAGAAAGAACTCTCTTGTGCCATCTGCCTCAACTACATGATGGACCCAGTCACCATAGACTGTGGGCATAGCTTTTGCAGGCCCTGTGTCTGTCTCACTTGGGAAGAAGCCAAATCACCTGTCCTATGCCCAGTGTGCAGAGAACCAGCACGAAAGGAAGACTTCAAAACCAATGTTCATTTGAAGAATCTGGTTTCCATTGCCAGACAAGCCAGCATTCAGCACTCCCAGAACTCTGAGGAGGACATGTGTGGCACCCacaaggagaccaggaagataTTCTGTGAAGAAGACAAGAGCCTGCTCTGTGTGCTCTGCTCTGACCCTCAGGAGCATGCTGGTCACAGACACTGCGCCATTGACCACGCTGCAGAGAACAGCAGGGTAAGTGAGACTGAGACCCCTGAGTAGTGGAGGATGATAGGCTCAAGCTGTAATGAAGAACATCCTGATGATGACGGATGCATTCTGCGTTGAACATCAGGGACTGTTCCAGGTAGTACCAAGGATATCTGAATCAACATTTGACTTTACTGGTGTGCATCAACACCTCCACATAACATGGGGAGCACCTGTGTACAATTCTTTATTCTGCCTCATAATTCTAGCATTCAGTTAACATTAAACCaggaagcagcagtagcagctcAGAAAGAGGGATTTAATGCCTGGTTTTGAGCTGCGGCCAAATGTAGCCCTGTCTGCTTATGGGCACATGGGGTTTATAGCAAAGCATATGAGTACTGTTTCCTCTCTGGGTCTGTAGTAAAAATTATCTGTAGTAAAAATTATCTTCTAGATGGTTTAATATACTTTCTTGAGAGGACTGGGGTAATGATGACCTTAATgctcattaaaattttttgattCAGCGTACTAGTGATGGTACAAAGAGCTCAAAATCAGAGAGAGCATCTGACTATTAAGGCCAGTTCCTAAAGATGGTTAAAGATACTATTTACTAAATCTGCAAATAAACAGAATCATGTGCGTCTTGAATCGATGGCAAAAGAACATCTGCATATCCAATTTCTGTTTAAGCATGGCAAAAATATGCAATATCAAACATGCTTGTTATTTAAGTTAATATCCTTatgattacattgcattttggCATCTAATTTATGAAATATTCCAACATGCATAATTTTAATTGCACTGAGGAAAATGGGTTTATTTTACATGTAaggatatactttttttttaagatttatttattttttattacagccagatatacacagaggaggagagacagagaggaagatcttccgtccgataattcactccccaagtgagccgcaacgggccggtgcgcgccgatccgaagccgggaacctggaacatctttcgggtctcccacgcgggtgcagggtcccaatgcattggccatcctcgactgctttcccaggccacaagcagggagctggatgggaagtggagctgccgggattagaaccagcgcccatatgggatcccggggctttcaaggcgaggactttagccgctaggccatgccgccgagcccaaaGGATATACTTTTATCTCAAAATTCGTATTTGTCTCCAACACTTCTGGGTTCAATTCTGACTCTCTCAGCTTCCCTATTGCTCAAATTCAGGTTTTTTACAGGAAAGCCTGGTAAAGCAAATGAGATCATTATGGAAACAGATGCAAGAAAACCAGAGGAACCTGAATGAGGAAAGCATAATACTCTCTGAGTGGACGGTGAGTAGGAGACTGTGTTTCCTTCTCAGCAGCCCGAAACAGACCTGATAGACAGTGGACGTTTAGGAAAAGAGCCAgaacactcacacactcacagagaagattttctgatAACTACTTACATTCTCATCTTCAGAGTAGTCTGATGTTTGGACAGAGAGTTGGGGCCTGACTAAGAAAGGTTCCACATGAAATGTTTCCACTAGTCCAGGCATCTGAAGGTTGCCTATGATTATTCATGGACAAACTACAAATCCAAGGAACGCACATCAAGTCTTTTGGGTTTGAGAGAACATCTTTTAAAAGACATTGGCAATGAAATCTTCTCTCAAGGTTTTTCAAGAACTGCAAGTGGATGAAAATGACTTGAGTAAGAATGTGATGGGCTCATTGCCCAAATAATAATGAGAGCAGAACGAGTGAAAGCAAAGAGAATAATGTTTGGTTTATGAGACTTGAAGGAGAGCAGATTATATGCATGGTTATTGGCAGAAGGTGTGAGTCAAAGTGAATGGGGGAGGTTGAAATGGAAAGAGATGAGGTCGGTCTGGACAAGTGTGACCTAAAAATACTTTGTCCCCACAGTGGTATGTGTCTCTGCATAGACAAAATACCAGAGTGTTTTATGAGATGCTGCATCCAGATCCACATCAGGacgaaaaacaacacatggacACACTTCGAAAGCAACAGGATAAGATTTTCCAGCAACTTAAGAAAAGCAAAGCCAAAATGGTTCTAAAAAGgagacaaataagaaaaaaatataaagagcTGATGAAAATGTACCATCAACCAGACGTGGAGCTGCTCCAGGTAGGAAATGAAGTGTGCTGTGCCAGCCCTTACCTTTGATCCCTTTATTTATTaccatgtgtatatatgcatacccTAAGTGATAAATAATGTGTATGTCAGAATACACATCACATTTATTAGCCTAATTTATGTTT
The sequence above is a segment of the Ochotona princeps isolate mOchPri1 chromosome 4, mOchPri1.hap1, whole genome shotgun sequence genome. Coding sequences within it:
- the LOC131480087 gene encoding tripartite motif-containing protein 43-like, with the translated sequence MDLDILHKFQKELSCAICLNYMMDPVTIDCGHSFCRPCVCLTWEEAKSPVLCPVCREPARKEDFKTNVHLKNLVSIARQASIQHSQNSEEDMCGTHKETRKIFCEEDKSLLCVLCSDPQEHAGHRHCAIDHAAENSRESLVKQMRSLWKQMQENQRNLNEESIILSEWTWYVSLHRQNTRVFYEMLHPDPHQDEKQHMDTLRKQQDKIFQQLKKSKAKMVLKRRQIRKKYKELMKMYHQPDVELLQDLEGLLKRCESLQQQMPQPVHPELSAQCIPGLIDWLRQFQVEISFQYERTSHFLLFCHVKNLMFGQDHQGSRLNSDRHGYSSAWAKQNFSCGKHYWELDVNDSCDWVLGVCKDPGSKSKGMLVESEGSFLLLCMKEKRSYRLLTISPLFAHYVEKPMGRVGVFLDFERGSVSFVDVARSSLIWRYPDGSLYFPVRPFIFTRHT